In Carya illinoinensis cultivar Pawnee chromosome 9, C.illinoinensisPawnee_v1, whole genome shotgun sequence, the following are encoded in one genomic region:
- the LOC122277247 gene encoding PRA1 family protein A1-like: MDWGNVTAEDLMDALREVDWSSPPRPLSEFFSRFTVPRSYAKWNSRLKCNLYYYRTNYFILIIFILGLGFLRRPVALVAAFMTALSIAFLNDSFAGTFSEKVTRSVRQFSPHLAAKMRPPLTPVLRGRPSAKRAIYICGRPRWVFLSIFSTVSFILWFVSCGLLTVLWALAIGLLAAISHASFRTPNLKARLNTFREEFRAVWRNYSEL; this comes from the exons ATGGATTGGGGCAACGTAACAGCGGAGGACCTCATGGACGCCCTCCGCGAGGTCGACTGGTCCTCGCCACCGCGCCCTCTCTCCGAATTTTTCTCCAGATTCACCGTCCCCAGATCTTACGCCAAATGGAATAGCCGCCTCAAATGCAATCTCTACTA CTATCGAACCAACtacttcattttgatcatattcaTCCTTG GATTGGGTTTTCTTCGGAGGCCTGTTGCTCTTGTAGCTGCTTTTATGACGGCACTTAGCATTGCTTTTCTGAATGACAG CTTTGCAGGTACTTTTAGTGAGAAGGTAACGAGATCAGTGAGGCAGTTCTCCCCACACTTGGCTGCAAAGATGAGGCCTCCTCTTAC GCCTGTTCTTCGTGGACGTCCGTCAGCtaaaagagcaatatatatttgtgGTCGGCCTCGTTGGGTGTTTCTTTCAATATTCTCTACTG TGAGTTTCATCCTCTGGTTTGTTTCTTGTGGTCTCTTAACCGTCTTATGGGCTCTTGCCATTGGACTGCTTG ctgcCATCTCACATGCAAGTTTTCGAACACCTAATTTGAAAGCTCGTTTGAACACATTCCGTGAGGAATTTCGGGCAGTTTGGCGCAATTACAGTGAGCTGTAG
- the LOC122277099 gene encoding uncharacterized protein LOC122277099 — translation MKQLQREVEENLTMNDLKWWQRAKQHWFKLDDRNTKYFHMQASQRRKTNTIKAIEDPNGRTITEQIEIGAVFIGYFSSLFTTSQPSNFDECLSAMDTKLAGDMKTWLMIPFNREDIRATVVQMNPLGSPGPDGFPAHFYQKHWEVVSEDVYKLVLQTLNHGGSIYELNDTLITLIPKVKSPKRVTDFRPISLYDSLLFFKAAPEELSCVLNILSQYEKASGQVLNKEKSSIFFSKNTSQSTQIQLLQVAGIKSSGTFERYLGLSALVGRAKVATFHSLIDRTWARIANWKTKHLSGAGKEVLLKAVLQAIPTYTMGMFLLPLSISNKLNQMLRQFWWGFDEETSKIQWVNWDKINIENGSGGLGFRDLRLFNLALLSKQGWRIIQNPSFLMAKVLKQKYFSRVDFTEAQMGSRPSFV, via the exons ATGAAACAGCTTCAGAGGGAAGTGGAGGAAAACTTGACAATGAATGACTTAAAGTGGTGGCAGAGGGCAAAGCAACACTGGTTCAAACTTGATGACAGAAATACCAAGTACTTTCATATGCAAGCCAGCCAAAGGAGGAAAACCAATACTATCAAAGCAATAGAGGATCCAAATGGGAGAACTATCACTGAACAGATAGAGATTGGGGCAGTCTTCATAGGGtatttctcttctctctttacTACTTCTCAGCCTTCTAACTTTGATGAGTGTTTAAGTGCCATGGATACTAAGCTAGCAGGGGATATGAAGACCTGGCTTATGATTCCCTTCAATAGAGAGGATATCAGAGCTACTGTTGTACAAATGAACCCATTGGGGTCTCCTGGCCCCGATGGTTTTCCAGCCCATTTTTACCAAAAACACTGGGAAGTAGTGAGTGAAGATGTGTACAAGCTAGTCCTCCAAACCCTTAATCATGGTGGTTCCATTTATGAGTTAAATGACACACTCATTACTCTAATTCCCAAAGTCAAGAGCCCTAAAAGAGTTACTGATTTTAGACCCATCAGTCTCT ATGACAGCCTCTTATTCTTCAAAGCAGCTCCTGAGGAACTCAGCTGTGTACTTAATATTCTTAGCCAGTATGAGAAGGCATCTGGACAGGTTTTGAACAAGGAAAAATCGTCTATCTTCTTTAGCAAGAATACAAGCCAGTCGACACAAATTCAGTTGTTGCAAGTAGCAGGGATTAAATCTTCTGGGACCTTTGAAAGGTATCTGGGCCTTTCTGCACTGGTGGGCAGAGCAAAAGTAGCCACATTTCACTCCCTCATAGACAGAACCTGGGCTCGTATAGCCAACTGGAAGACAAAGCACCTTTCTGGAGCTGGGAAAGAGGTTCTTCTAAAAGCAGTCTTGCAAGCCATCCCTACTTACACCATGGGGAtgtttcttcttcctttgtCCATCTCTAACAAGCTGAATCAAATGCTCAGACAGTTCTGGTGGGGATTTGATGAGGAGACCTCAAAAATACAATGGGTCAATTGGGACAAGATCAACATTGAAAATGGCTCAGGAGGCCTTGGCTTCAGAGATTTGAGGCTATTCAATTTAGCTTTACTTTCCAAACAAGGGTGGCGTATTATACAAAATCCATCCTTCCTGATGGCCAAGGTTCTTAAGCAGAAGTATTTCAGTAGAGTGGATTTCACAGAAGCACAGATGGGATCAAGGCCTTCCTTTGTATGA
- the LOC122277098 gene encoding uncharacterized protein LOC122277098, translated as MSVLVWNCRGLGNPRTLSVLRNLTKDKWPNLVFLVETKSRKSRLEEVRRSLKLEGCFAVDCVGMSGGIALLWRETWQVKIINYTRWHISALIQEGDLGPTWQFTGFYGHPESAKRNSSWQLLQMLKPPNPMAWLCAGDFNEILHQKEKVGGASRPYRQIETFRRAIDYCGLNDIHSQGVRFTWSSNKGGKAFIKEMIDRAFANKECVEPKISIIWATEWSDLFKSGSSTALPTIQSDHSPLVIEKHTKGLKGKKRGNCFKYEVAWEMREDCLKTIAEAWRKDGGGETKVKQIRQKLGICQRDLQNWNNKMQQEGHQAINKGMARLGYLQETVTSDHLA; from the exons ATGAGTGTACTTgtttggaactgccgagggcttgggaaccctcggacactTAGTGTCCTTAGAAACTTAACTAAAGACAAGTGGCCCAACTTAGTCTTTCTTGTGGAAACTAAGAGCAGAAAATCGAGACTTGAAGAGGTTAGAAGAAGTTTGAAGTTGGAGGGTTGTTTTGCTGTGGACTGTGTAGGAATGAGTGGAGGCATTGCATTATTGTGGAGGGAAACTTGGCAGGTCAAAATAATCAACTACACAAGATGGCATATTAGTGCACTAATTCAAGAAGGTGATCTTGGACCAACTTGGCAATTCACTGGCTTCTATGGACACCCTGAATCGGCTAAGAGGAATAGCAGCTGGCAACTGTTGCAAATGCTAAAACCCCCTAACCCCATGGCCTGGCTCTGTGCaggtgactttaatgagataCTGCACCAAAAGGAAAAGGTGGGAGGAGCAAGTAGGCCTTATCGACAAATTGAAACTTTCAGAAGAGCTATAGATTACTGTGGTCTTAATGACATCCATTCACAGGGAGTGAGGTTCACATGGTCTAGCAATAAAGGTGGAAAAGCTTTCATTAAGGAAATGATTGATAGAGCATTTGCTAATAAGGaatgtgttgaacccaagatttcaa tcatctgggcaacagaatGGAGTGACCTTTTCAAGAGTGGCTCGAGCACTGCACTTCCAACAATTCAATCTGACCACTCCCCTCTAGTAATTGAAAAGCACACAAAGGGCCTTAagggaaagaaaagaggaaactgTTTCAAATATGAAGTGGCCTGGGAAATGAGAGAAGACTGTTTGAAGACAATAGCCGAGGCCTGGAGGAAGGATGGAGGAGGAGAAACAAAGGTAAAACAGATAAGGCAAAAACTTGGTATTTGTCAAAGAGACCTGCAGAACTGGAACAACAAGATGCAACAGGAAGGCCACCAGGCAATCAACAAAGGAATGGCAAGACTTGGTTACCTCCAAGAAACTGTCACGAGTGATCACCTGGCCTAA